One Cellulosimicrobium protaetiae genomic region harbors:
- a CDS encoding HSP90 family protein, whose protein sequence is MSAAHERADVEPGPSGTGTGGEATAAFQVDLRGVVDLLARHLYSSPRVYLRELLQNGVDAITARVAVEGSEAPSRILLRPLPDGGLEVHDSGVGLTRDEAQELLATIGRSSKRDVELGSGREEFLGQFGIGLLSAFMVADEIELVSRSARRAPSGAPAAPVRWRGRADGRYELVELGADDPAAPAEPGSVVRLRPRRDTEHWLAPETVVALAQDFGSLLPVELLVETRLDDAAATATDVVRRRLSGDELPWHVAHPTTAARDAALTGYAERTLGFAPLARIDLDLPLAGLSGVAYVLPAAVAPTTTARHRVYLKRMLLGSAVDDLLPPWAFFVRCVLDASVLRPTASREGLYEDEVLLATRGALGAQVRRWLLETLAADTVLARRFLETHHLAVRALALTDDEMLDVAARVLPFETTAGAGTLADLAEAHPEGRLLYTSSVEEFRRIAPVAAAQGLAVVNGGYVYDADLLERVAARFPQWRLSPVSATDVAHVLAEVEPLRELEVADALASVDAALADQDCDVVLRRYEPDALPAMLLHDRDGDHAREAARVAGTDDLWGEILAGISGPARPRRLVLNDANDTVRDLLASPDAEVRAAGARSLYVTAVLASGKALQPVEAALMNDSLSLLLARALAARPGRGAHPHPEQNADEENR, encoded by the coding sequence GTGAGCGCGGCGCACGAGCGCGCCGACGTCGAGCCCGGTCCGAGCGGCACCGGTACGGGCGGGGAGGCGACCGCGGCGTTCCAGGTCGACCTGCGGGGGGTCGTGGACCTCCTCGCCCGGCACCTGTACTCGAGCCCGCGCGTGTACCTGCGCGAGCTCCTGCAGAACGGGGTCGACGCGATCACGGCGCGGGTCGCCGTGGAGGGCTCGGAAGCACCGAGCCGCATCCTGCTGCGGCCGCTCCCGGACGGCGGTCTCGAGGTGCACGACTCGGGCGTCGGCCTGACCCGCGACGAGGCGCAGGAGCTGCTCGCGACCATCGGGCGCAGCTCCAAGCGCGACGTCGAGCTGGGCTCGGGGCGTGAAGAGTTCCTGGGCCAGTTCGGCATCGGGCTGCTCTCGGCGTTCATGGTCGCCGACGAGATCGAGCTCGTCTCGCGCTCCGCCCGCCGCGCACCCTCCGGCGCTCCGGCGGCGCCGGTCCGCTGGCGCGGGCGGGCGGACGGGCGGTACGAGCTCGTCGAGCTGGGCGCCGACGACCCGGCGGCGCCCGCGGAACCGGGGAGCGTCGTGCGGCTGCGGCCGCGCCGGGACACCGAACACTGGCTCGCCCCCGAGACGGTGGTCGCGCTCGCGCAGGACTTCGGGTCGCTCCTGCCGGTCGAGCTGCTCGTCGAGACCCGTCTCGACGACGCGGCCGCGACCGCGACGGACGTCGTGCGGCGCCGGCTGAGCGGCGACGAGCTGCCCTGGCACGTCGCGCACCCGACGACCGCGGCGCGCGACGCCGCGCTGACCGGCTACGCCGAGCGGACGCTGGGCTTCGCTCCGCTCGCCCGCATCGACCTCGACCTGCCGCTCGCCGGGCTGTCCGGCGTCGCCTACGTCCTGCCGGCGGCGGTCGCACCGACCACCACCGCGCGGCACCGGGTCTACCTCAAGCGGATGCTCCTGGGTAGCGCCGTCGACGACCTGCTCCCCCCGTGGGCGTTCTTCGTGCGCTGCGTGCTCGACGCGTCGGTCCTGCGCCCGACCGCGTCGCGCGAGGGCCTCTACGAGGACGAGGTCCTGCTCGCGACCCGCGGCGCGCTCGGCGCCCAGGTACGGCGCTGGCTCCTCGAGACGCTCGCCGCAGACACGGTGCTGGCGCGCCGCTTCCTCGAGACGCACCACCTCGCGGTCCGGGCGCTCGCCCTGACCGACGACGAGATGCTCGACGTCGCGGCGCGCGTGCTGCCCTTCGAGACGACCGCCGGAGCAGGCACCCTCGCCGACCTCGCGGAGGCCCACCCCGAGGGTCGTCTGCTCTACACGTCGAGCGTCGAGGAGTTCCGCCGCATCGCGCCCGTCGCGGCCGCCCAGGGTCTGGCCGTCGTCAACGGCGGGTACGTCTACGACGCGGACCTGCTCGAACGCGTCGCCGCGCGGTTCCCGCAGTGGCGGCTGTCGCCCGTGTCGGCCACGGACGTCGCGCACGTCCTGGCCGAGGTCGAGCCGCTGCGCGAGCTCGAGGTCGCGGACGCGCTCGCGTCCGTCGACGCCGCGCTCGCCGACCAGGACTGCGACGTCGTGCTGCGCCGGTACGAGCCGGACGCGCTGCCCGCGATGCTCCTGCACGACCGCGACGGCGACCACGCGCGCGAGGCGGCCCGCGTCGCCGGGACGGACGACCTGTGGGGCGAGATCCTCGCGGGGATCAGCGGCCCGGCCAGGCCGCGCCGGCTCGTGCTCAACGATGCCAACGACACGGTGCGCGACCTGCTCGCGAGCCCCGACGCGGAGGTGCGCGCCGCGGGCGCCCGGTCCCTGTACGTCACCGCGGTGCTCGCCTCGGGCAAGGCGCTGCAGCCCGTCGAGGCCGCGCTGATGAACGACTCGCTCTCGCTCCTGCTCGCCCGCGCGCTCGCGGCCCGCCCTGGCCGCGGCGCCCACCCCCACCCCGAACAGAACGCCGACGAGGAGAACCGATGA
- a CDS encoding YbjN domain-containing protein: MRFFGAQDDDDRRDGDPDGAPGGGGAGSRRPGDELQSQVEDLLARELGQVATDVLRPPTPLTLSRVVEWITDSGYSYFVDSDGDVGGLWHGRLFYFLLFGNGDEILQVRGQWNRDLALERLEEILEFCNEWNADRIWPKTYTRVRDNGMIQVFTEVTVDLEHGATDDQLDQLLQCGLSTGSMFFDALDEFYPDPARQAP; this comes from the coding sequence GTGAGGTTCTTCGGGGCGCAGGACGACGACGACCGGCGGGACGGTGATCCCGACGGAGCTCCAGGCGGTGGCGGGGCCGGGTCCCGCCGTCCGGGTGACGAGCTCCAGTCCCAGGTCGAGGACCTCCTGGCGCGAGAGCTGGGGCAGGTCGCGACCGACGTCCTGCGGCCACCGACGCCGCTGACGCTCTCCCGGGTCGTCGAGTGGATCACCGACAGCGGGTACAGCTATTTCGTCGACTCCGACGGCGACGTCGGCGGCCTGTGGCACGGCCGGCTCTTCTACTTCCTGCTGTTCGGCAACGGCGACGAGATCCTGCAGGTCCGGGGGCAGTGGAACCGCGACCTGGCGCTCGAACGGCTCGAGGAGATCCTCGAGTTCTGCAACGAGTGGAACGCCGACCGGATCTGGCCCAAGACCTACACGCGGGTGCGCGACAACGGGATGATCCAGGTCTTCACCGAGGTGACCGTTGACCTGGAGCACGGCGCGACCGACGACCAGCTCGACCAGCTCCTCCAGTGCGGCCTGAGCACCGGGTCGATGTTCTTCGACGCGCTCGACGAGTTCTACCCCGACCCGGCGAGGCAGGCGCCATGA
- a CDS encoding YbjN domain-containing protein has translation MTQARTNWFTRLFGNRRPKAPDSLPREEELPRALSMARVGDHLTRRGYHFRVDDDGDITGTWDGHRFWFLLLGDRSEILQVRGRWSTTLPLDSRLVTLQAVNDWNRERIWPKVYVREEAGRLALYAEVSVDLEHGATDDQLAQTVSCGLGTAVQLFHAIGGHLPPGSLDG, from the coding sequence ATGACGCAGGCCCGCACCAACTGGTTCACGCGCCTGTTCGGCAACCGCCGGCCGAAGGCGCCCGACTCCCTCCCCCGGGAGGAGGAGCTGCCGCGCGCCCTGTCCATGGCGCGGGTCGGCGACCACCTCACGCGGCGCGGGTACCACTTCCGCGTGGACGACGACGGGGACATCACGGGCACGTGGGACGGGCACCGCTTCTGGTTCCTGCTGCTCGGCGACCGGTCCGAGATCCTGCAGGTCCGCGGGCGCTGGTCGACGACGCTCCCCCTCGACTCGCGGCTCGTCACCCTGCAGGCCGTGAACGACTGGAACCGCGAACGCATCTGGCCCAAGGTCTACGTGCGGGAGGAGGCAGGACGTCTCGCGCTCTACGCCGAGGTGTCCGTCGACCTCGAGCACGGCGCGACCGACGACCAGCTCGCCCAGACCGTCTCGTGCGGTCTGGGCACAGCCGTCCAGCTCTTCCACGCGATCGGCGGTCACCTCCCCCCAGGCTCCCTCGACGGCTGA
- the miaB gene encoding tRNA (N6-isopentenyl adenosine(37)-C2)-methylthiotransferase MiaB, which translates to MSTIAPTPVPAALSSLPAADDAHPRTYVVRTLGCQMNVHDSEHMAGMLEQAGYTRASADDEAANRADVVVINTCAVRENAATRLYGNLGQLASVKAARPGMQIAVGGCLAQKDRGTIVDKAPWVDVVFGTHNLDALPVLLERARHNEAAQVEIAESLQVFPSTLPTKRESVYAGWVSISVGCNNTCTFCIVPHLRGKERDRRPGEVLAEVGALVEAGAIEVTLLGQNVNSYGVEFGDRGAFAKLLRACGTIDGLERIRFTSPHPAAFTDDVIAAMAETPNVMPQLHMPLQSGSDRILRAMRRSYRSERFLGILDRVRAVMPDAAITTDIIVGFPGETEEDFAETLRVVEASRFSSAFMFQYSPRPGTPAATMDGQLPKEVVQERFERLQALQERIAGEESARQVGRTVDVLVGEGAGRKDGATHRVTGRAPDNRLVHLALPADVVPTAPDDAAASSAATPGSADPRLADDVDARLPRPGDVVTVEVTRSAPHHLIADSALAGGAFAVRRTRSGDAWAQRERARLGGGDDGHGHGHGGGTPSGPVVLGLPTVRA; encoded by the coding sequence ATGTCCACGATCGCCCCCACCCCTGTCCCGGCTGCCCTCTCCTCCCTCCCGGCGGCCGACGACGCGCACCCGCGCACCTACGTCGTCCGCACGCTCGGGTGCCAGATGAACGTCCACGACTCCGAGCACATGGCGGGGATGCTCGAGCAGGCCGGCTACACGCGCGCGAGCGCCGACGACGAGGCCGCGAACCGCGCCGACGTCGTCGTCATCAACACGTGTGCGGTACGGGAGAACGCCGCGACGCGCCTCTACGGAAACCTCGGCCAGCTCGCGTCGGTCAAGGCGGCCCGGCCCGGCATGCAGATCGCCGTCGGCGGCTGCCTCGCGCAGAAGGACCGCGGCACGATCGTCGACAAGGCGCCATGGGTGGACGTCGTCTTCGGCACGCACAACCTCGACGCGCTCCCCGTGCTGCTCGAGCGTGCACGCCACAACGAGGCCGCGCAGGTGGAGATCGCCGAGTCGCTCCAGGTGTTCCCGTCCACGCTGCCCACCAAGCGCGAGTCCGTCTACGCCGGCTGGGTCTCGATCAGCGTCGGCTGCAACAACACGTGCACGTTCTGCATCGTGCCGCACCTGCGCGGCAAGGAGCGCGACCGGCGCCCGGGCGAGGTGCTCGCCGAGGTCGGCGCACTGGTGGAGGCGGGCGCCATCGAGGTCACGCTGCTCGGCCAGAACGTCAACAGCTACGGCGTCGAGTTCGGCGACCGCGGCGCGTTCGCCAAGCTCTTGCGCGCGTGCGGGACGATCGACGGGCTCGAGCGCATCCGCTTCACGTCGCCGCACCCGGCCGCGTTCACGGACGACGTCATCGCGGCCATGGCCGAGACGCCGAACGTCATGCCCCAGCTCCACATGCCGCTCCAGTCGGGGTCCGACCGGATCCTGCGTGCGATGCGCCGCTCCTACCGCTCCGAGCGCTTCCTCGGCATCCTCGACCGCGTCCGGGCCGTCATGCCCGACGCCGCCATCACGACGGACATCATCGTCGGGTTCCCCGGGGAGACCGAGGAGGACTTCGCGGAGACCCTGCGCGTCGTGGAGGCCTCCCGCTTCTCCTCGGCCTTCATGTTCCAGTACTCGCCCCGGCCCGGGACGCCCGCCGCGACCATGGACGGCCAGCTCCCCAAGGAGGTCGTCCAGGAGCGCTTCGAGCGGCTCCAGGCGCTCCAGGAACGCATCGCGGGGGAGGAGTCGGCGCGCCAGGTCGGCCGCACCGTCGACGTGCTCGTCGGCGAGGGCGCCGGCCGCAAGGACGGCGCGACGCACCGCGTGACCGGCCGCGCCCCCGACAACCGCCTCGTGCACCTGGCCCTGCCCGCCGACGTCGTGCCCACGGCGCCCGACGACGCCGCGGCGTCGTCCGCTGCGACTCCCGGGTCCGCGGACCCGCGCCTCGCGGACGACGTCGACGCGCGGCTCCCGCGACCGGGCGACGTGGTCACGGTCGAGGTCACGCGCTCCGCACCCCACCACCTCATCGCCGACTCGGCGCTCGCGGGCGGAGCCTTCGCGGTGCGCCGCACGCGCTCGGGCGACGCCTGGGCGCAGCGCGAGCGCGCCCGCCTCGGCGGTGGCGACGACGGCCACGGCCACGGACACGGTGGTGGCACCCCGTCCGGCCCCGTCGTCCTCGGCCTCCCCACCGTCCGCGCCTGA
- a CDS encoding amino acid ABC transporter ATP-binding protein — protein sequence MADETSSPSDAQSSAQDAPPSPAEQSLGDPLVELRDVNKHFGALHVLRDINLTVRRGEVLVVIGPSGSGKSTLCRAINRLETIDSGEIRVDGDPLPEEGKALARLRSDVGMVFQSFNLFAHKTILDNVTLGPVKVRREKGKAAKERALALLDRVGVKNQAEKMPAQLSGGQQQRVAIARALAMQPKVMLFDEPTSALDPEMINEVLDVMVALAKEGMTMIVVTHEMGFARKAANRVVFMADGQIVEEAHPEEFFTAPKSDRAKDFLSKILTH from the coding sequence ATGGCCGACGAGACCTCATCGCCGTCCGACGCGCAGAGCAGCGCGCAGGACGCTCCGCCCAGCCCCGCCGAGCAGTCCCTCGGGGACCCGCTCGTCGAGCTGCGCGACGTCAACAAGCACTTCGGTGCCCTGCACGTGCTGCGCGACATCAACCTGACCGTCCGGCGGGGCGAGGTGCTGGTCGTCATCGGCCCCTCCGGGTCGGGCAAGTCGACCCTGTGCCGGGCGATCAACCGGCTGGAGACGATCGACTCCGGCGAGATCCGCGTCGACGGCGATCCGCTGCCCGAGGAGGGCAAGGCGCTCGCGCGACTGCGTTCCGACGTCGGCATGGTCTTCCAGTCGTTCAACCTCTTCGCCCACAAGACGATCCTCGACAACGTCACGCTCGGCCCCGTCAAGGTGCGGCGCGAGAAGGGGAAGGCCGCCAAGGAGCGTGCCCTCGCGCTGCTCGACCGCGTCGGTGTGAAGAACCAGGCCGAGAAGATGCCCGCCCAGCTCTCGGGCGGTCAGCAGCAGCGCGTCGCCATCGCCCGCGCGCTCGCGATGCAGCCCAAGGTGATGCTCTTCGACGAGCCGACCTCGGCGCTCGACCCCGAGATGATCAACGAGGTCCTCGACGTCATGGTCGCGCTCGCCAAGGAGGGCATGACGATGATCGTCGTCACGCACGAGATGGGGTTCGCCCGCAAGGCCGCGAACCGGGTCGTCTTCATGGCCGACGGCCAGATCGTCGAGGAGGCCCACCCGGAGGAGTTCTTCACGGCGCCCAAGAGCGACCGTGCGAAGGACTTCCTCTCGAAGATCCTCACCCACTGA
- a CDS encoding glutamate ABC transporter substrate-binding protein, translated as MRTRHAGAAVLAALTALTLAACGGGEVGGEDTGTDEATDSGDTGGGAEGSIKIGIKFDQPGLGYQDGSSYTGFDVDVATYVAGELGYGEDQIEWVEAPSAQRETMLQTGQVDMIFATYSITDTRKETVAFAGPYFVAGQDLLVAESNTDITGPESLEGKNLCSVTGSTSAQRIKDEYAAGVQLLERPGYAECVTALTAGQVDAVTTDDIILAGLAAQPANAGKVKVVGAPFSTERYGVGLPQDNEICADVNTAIEKMIEDGSWEEFVTANTEGTGYTPNASENPPTVDACA; from the coding sequence ATGCGCACACGACACGCAGGTGCCGCCGTGCTGGCCGCTCTCACCGCGCTCACGCTCGCGGCGTGCGGCGGCGGCGAGGTCGGCGGCGAGGACACCGGCACCGACGAAGCCACCGACTCGGGCGACACCGGCGGCGGCGCCGAGGGCTCGATCAAGATCGGCATCAAGTTCGACCAGCCGGGCCTCGGCTACCAGGACGGCTCCTCGTACACGGGCTTCGACGTCGACGTCGCCACGTACGTGGCGGGCGAGCTCGGCTACGGCGAGGACCAGATCGAGTGGGTCGAGGCGCCGTCCGCCCAGCGCGAGACGATGCTCCAGACCGGTCAGGTCGACATGATCTTCGCGACCTACTCCATCACCGACACGCGCAAGGAGACGGTCGCGTTCGCCGGGCCGTACTTCGTGGCCGGGCAGGACCTGCTGGTCGCCGAGTCGAACACGGACATCACCGGGCCGGAGTCGCTCGAGGGCAAGAACCTCTGCTCCGTCACGGGCTCGACGTCCGCGCAGCGCATCAAGGACGAGTACGCCGCAGGCGTCCAGCTCCTCGAGCGCCCCGGGTACGCGGAGTGCGTCACCGCGCTCACCGCCGGCCAGGTCGACGCCGTCACGACCGACGACATCATCCTCGCCGGGCTCGCCGCGCAGCCGGCCAACGCGGGCAAGGTCAAGGTCGTCGGGGCACCGTTCTCGACCGAGCGCTACGGCGTCGGCCTCCCGCAGGACAACGAGATCTGCGCGGACGTCAACACGGCGATCGAGAAGATGATCGAGGACGGCTCCTGGGAGGAGTTCGTCACGGCGAACACCGAGGGGACCGGGTACACGCCGAACGCGAGCGAGAACCCGCCGACGGTCGACGCCTGCGCCTGA
- a CDS encoding amino acid ABC transporter permease: MGDYLSQTWALAREYDVLGAFWVNIQLTFWAAILSLVLGTALALMRISPVPSLRWAGTAYVNVFRNTPLTIIMTFMVLGLWGQLNVTLAPDFAANFFRLAVVGLAIYHAAFVCESIRSGVNTVPIGQAEAARAIGLSFLPAARLIILPQAFRGSIAPLGNTLIALLKNSTVAAAASVTTETSSLMKTMIEFNSNYIYGIFLTFAIGYVILVIPIGLLTTSLSNRLAVRR, from the coding sequence GTGGGTGACTACCTGTCGCAGACCTGGGCGCTCGCGCGCGAGTACGACGTGCTCGGCGCGTTCTGGGTCAACATCCAGCTGACGTTCTGGGCGGCGATCCTGTCGCTCGTGCTCGGCACGGCGCTCGCGCTGATGCGGATCTCCCCCGTGCCGAGCCTGCGCTGGGCGGGCACCGCGTACGTCAACGTGTTCCGCAACACGCCGCTGACGATCATCATGACGTTCATGGTCCTGGGCCTGTGGGGCCAGCTCAACGTCACGCTCGCCCCCGACTTCGCGGCGAACTTCTTCCGGCTCGCCGTCGTGGGCCTGGCGATCTACCACGCCGCGTTCGTGTGCGAGTCGATCCGGTCGGGCGTGAACACGGTGCCGATCGGCCAGGCCGAGGCGGCGCGCGCGATCGGCCTGTCGTTCCTGCCCGCGGCCCGGCTCATCATCCTGCCGCAGGCGTTCCGCGGCTCCATCGCGCCGCTCGGCAACACCCTCATCGCGCTGCTGAAGAACTCCACCGTCGCGGCGGCGGCGAGCGTGACGACCGAGACGTCGAGCCTCATGAAGACGATGATCGAGTTCAACTCGAACTACATCTACGGGATCTTCCTGACGTTCGCGATCGGGTACGTCATCCTCGTCATCCCGATCGGCCTGCTCACCACGTCCCTCTCCAACCGACTGGCGGTCCGCCGATGA
- a CDS encoding amino acid ABC transporter permease, translating into MSTQQSVLFDAPGPRARRAILLGNVVGAIVVLGVAALVLVALGDKGQLAPELWTSLFTADAWQYYFIPGLQNTLRAAGFAIVGALAFGLLFGTGRLSQLRAVRIVSGIVVEFFRAVPVLLMMIFFWLLLGFNNVDDAPFLAVVFALVLYNGSVIAELVRSGVGNLPKGQGEAGLAIGLTTGQTLRSIQLPQALIAMLPALVSQLVVVLKDSALGQIITYNELLRAAQLYGVGNGNILQSLVLAAVIFIVINWLLTLVARWLSRFLSGRTAGATAAGPGIGNPTVVAGGPTEDAPAGSVTR; encoded by the coding sequence ATGAGCACCCAGCAGTCCGTCCTCTTCGACGCCCCCGGTCCTCGGGCCCGTCGCGCGATCCTGCTGGGCAACGTCGTCGGCGCGATCGTGGTCCTCGGCGTCGCGGCGCTCGTGCTCGTCGCGCTCGGCGACAAGGGCCAGCTCGCCCCCGAGCTGTGGACCTCGCTCTTCACGGCGGACGCGTGGCAGTACTACTTCATCCCGGGCCTGCAGAACACGCTCCGGGCCGCCGGGTTCGCCATCGTCGGCGCGCTCGCGTTCGGGCTCCTCTTCGGCACCGGCCGCTTGTCGCAGCTCCGTGCCGTGCGCATCGTGAGCGGCATCGTCGTCGAGTTCTTCCGGGCCGTGCCCGTGCTGCTCATGATGATCTTCTTCTGGCTGCTCCTGGGCTTCAACAACGTCGACGACGCGCCGTTCCTCGCCGTGGTGTTCGCGCTCGTGCTCTACAACGGCTCCGTCATCGCCGAGCTCGTCCGCTCGGGCGTCGGGAACCTCCCCAAGGGCCAGGGCGAGGCCGGGCTCGCGATCGGGCTCACCACGGGGCAGACGCTGCGGTCGATCCAGCTCCCCCAGGCGCTCATCGCGATGCTCCCCGCCCTCGTGTCCCAGCTCGTCGTCGTGCTCAAGGACTCCGCGCTCGGGCAGATCATCACGTACAACGAGCTCCTGCGCGCCGCGCAGCTCTACGGCGTCGGCAACGGCAACATCCTGCAGTCGCTCGTGCTCGCCGCGGTGATCTTCATCGTCATCAACTGGCTGCTCACGCTCGTGGCGCGCTGGCTGTCCCGCTTCCTCAGCGGCCGCACCGCGGGCGCGACGGCCGCCGGCCCGGGCATCGGCAACCCGACGGTCGTCGCGGGCGGGCCGACCGAGGACGCGCCGGCGGGCTCCGTCACCCGCTGA
- a CDS encoding regulatory protein RecX: MERGEISDVDLAERARETMLRILTAAPKSRAELAQSLARKGYPEHVVLPILDRFEEVGLVDDAQYAEMIVRTRHAERGLSRRAISTELRRRGIDGEVGAAALEQVDDESEADAALDLARTRLARTRGLDRDVRVRRTVGALARKGYSPSLAFEIVQRELDAEAADSPLD; this comes from the coding sequence GTGGAACGGGGCGAGATCAGCGACGTCGACCTCGCCGAGCGTGCGCGGGAGACGATGCTGCGCATCCTCACGGCAGCGCCGAAGAGCCGCGCGGAGCTCGCGCAGTCGCTCGCGCGCAAGGGCTATCCCGAGCACGTGGTGCTGCCGATCCTCGACCGGTTCGAGGAGGTCGGCCTCGTCGACGACGCGCAGTACGCGGAGATGATCGTCCGCACCCGGCACGCCGAGCGCGGGCTGTCCCGCCGCGCGATCTCCACCGAGCTGCGGCGCCGCGGCATCGACGGCGAGGTCGGGGCTGCGGCGCTCGAGCAGGTCGACGACGAATCCGAGGCGGACGCGGCCCTGGACCTCGCGCGCACGCGCCTGGCCCGCACGCGCGGCCTCGACCGGGACGTGCGGGTGCGCCGGACCGTCGGGGCGCTCGCCCGCAAGGGCTACAGTCCCTCGCTGGCCTTCGAGATCGTCCAGCGAGAGCTCGACGCCGAGGCGGCTGACTCCCCGCTCGACTGA
- the recA gene encoding recombinase RecA, translated as MPAPADREKALEAALAQIDRSFGKGSVMRLGEEGRAPVEVIPTGSIALDIALGIGGLPRGRVIEVYGPESSGKTTVALHAVASAQRAGGIAAFIDAEHALDPEYAKKLGVDTDALLVSQPDTGEQALEITDMLIRSGALDIIVIDSVAALVPKAEIEGEMGDSHVGLQARLMSQALRKITGALSASGTTAIFINQLREKIGVFFGSPETTTGGKALKFYASVRLDIRRIETLKEGTDAVGNRTRVKVVKNKMAPPFKQAEFDILYGVGISREGGLIDMGVEHGFVRKSGSWFTYGGDQLGQGKENARSFLRDNPDLANELEKKIKEKLGVGAKLDAPADPAAGVAVAADGAAAPVAAKAPAVAAKGKKSPF; from the coding sequence ATGCCCGCACCCGCAGACCGCGAGAAGGCGCTCGAGGCAGCCCTCGCCCAGATCGACCGGAGCTTCGGCAAGGGCTCCGTGATGCGTCTCGGCGAGGAGGGCCGCGCCCCCGTCGAGGTCATCCCCACGGGGTCCATCGCGCTCGACATCGCGCTCGGCATCGGCGGTCTGCCGCGCGGTCGCGTCATCGAGGTGTACGGCCCGGAGTCCTCCGGCAAGACGACCGTCGCGCTGCACGCCGTCGCGAGCGCGCAGCGCGCGGGCGGCATCGCGGCGTTCATCGACGCCGAGCACGCGCTCGACCCCGAGTACGCCAAGAAGCTCGGCGTGGACACCGACGCGCTGCTCGTCTCCCAGCCGGACACGGGGGAGCAGGCGCTCGAGATCACGGACATGCTCATCCGCTCGGGCGCGCTCGACATCATCGTCATCGACTCCGTCGCGGCGCTCGTGCCCAAGGCCGAGATCGAGGGCGAGATGGGCGACAGCCACGTCGGCCTCCAGGCCCGCCTCATGTCCCAGGCGCTGCGCAAGATCACGGGTGCGCTCAGCGCGTCCGGGACGACCGCGATCTTCATCAACCAGCTCCGCGAGAAGATCGGCGTCTTCTTCGGGTCGCCCGAGACGACGACCGGTGGCAAGGCGCTGAAGTTCTACGCGTCCGTCCGCCTGGACATCCGCCGTATCGAGACCCTCAAGGAGGGCACCGACGCGGTCGGCAACCGGACCCGCGTCAAGGTCGTCAAGAACAAGATGGCCCCGCCCTTCAAGCAGGCCGAGTTCGACATCCTCTACGGCGTCGGCATCTCGCGTGAGGGCGGCCTCATCGACATGGGCGTGGAGCACGGGTTCGTGCGCAAGTCCGGGTCGTGGTTCACCTACGGCGGAGACCAGCTCGGTCAGGGCAAGGAGAACGCGCGCTCGTTCCTGCGCGACAACCCGGACCTCGCCAACGAGCTCGAGAAGAAGATCAAGGAGAAGCTCGGCGTGGGCGCGAAGCTCGACGCCCCGGCCGACCCGGCCGCCGGGGTGGCCGTCGCGGCCGACGGCGCCGCCGCGCCTGTCGCGGCGAAGGCCCCGGCCGTGGCCGCCAAGGGGAAGAAGTCGCCGTTCTGA
- a CDS encoding MBL fold metallo-hydrolase produces the protein MSVRVTWLGHSSVVLDLSSGCPGVPGVRLVTDPLLHRHAGVLRRRGERPAAVWQGSDAVLLSHLHHDHAELRSLRLLGDVPVLTAPANARWLRARGLRGVGLDDAWHAVGPAGTGVEARLVAAVHGHRPMPHRPNAANGHLVRADGVRVWAVGDTEHYPDMVHLPALAGGPVDVALVPVGGWGPRLSGGHLGPAQAARVCAEVGVGVAIPVHWGTLHAPGGRHLPRGWMDHAGAAFEAAAQREAPGTRVVVLRPGESWSSSDDA, from the coding sequence GTGAGCGTCCGGGTGACGTGGCTCGGCCACTCCAGCGTCGTCCTCGACCTGTCGTCCGGGTGCCCCGGGGTCCCGGGCGTGCGCCTCGTCACCGACCCGCTCCTGCACCGGCACGCGGGCGTGCTGCGGCGGCGTGGCGAGCGGCCCGCGGCCGTGTGGCAGGGCAGCGACGCCGTCCTCCTGTCCCACCTGCACCACGACCACGCCGAGCTGCGATCCCTGCGCCTGCTGGGCGACGTGCCCGTGCTCACGGCCCCGGCGAACGCGCGGTGGCTGCGGGCCAGGGGACTGCGCGGGGTCGGTCTCGACGACGCGTGGCACGCGGTCGGGCCCGCGGGGACGGGCGTCGAGGCGCGCCTCGTGGCGGCGGTGCACGGGCACCGGCCGATGCCGCACCGGCCCAACGCCGCCAACGGGCACCTCGTGCGGGCGGACGGCGTGCGGGTGTGGGCCGTCGGGGACACCGAGCACTACCCGGACATGGTCCACCTGCCGGCGCTCGCGGGCGGACCGGTGGACGTCGCGCTCGTGCCGGTGGGCGGGTGGGGCCCCCGGTTGTCGGGCGGGCACCTCGGTCCCGCGCAGGCCGCGCGGGTGTGCGCCGAGGTGGGCGTCGGCGTCGCGATCCCGGTGCACTGGGGCACGCTGCACGCGCCGGGCGGACGGCATCTCCCGCGCGGCTGGATGGACCACGCGGGGGCGGCGTTCGAGGCGGCGGCGCAGCGCGAGGCGCCGGGGACGCGCGTCGTGGTCCTGCGCCCGGGGGAGTCGTGGTCGTCGTCCGACGACGCGTGA